A DNA window from Linepithema humile isolate Giens D197 chromosome 6, Lhum_UNIL_v1.0, whole genome shotgun sequence contains the following coding sequences:
- the LOC105674071 gene encoding gamma-glutamylcyclotransferase-like isoform X1, translating into MSNTFLYFAYGSNLLTKRIRLSNSTAIMKDIGFIKNFRLDFQRYSKRWCGPSATIVETENFTVWGVIWELDNCNLTTLDCQEGVQDNLYHAMFVNVETPNGTILKCRVYQQCSNPKEYIKPIDFPMNKRPSPLYLNMILKGAEEHNLPTDYIKFLKTIPHNGYEGEYDISLSLIED; encoded by the exons ATGTCAAACACATTTTTGTACTTTGCTTATGGAAGTAATTTACTTACTAAAAGAATACGTCTAAGCAACTCGACTGCTATAATGAAAGATATCGGTTTTATAAAG aatttcaGGCTTGATTTTCAGAGATATTCTAAACGATGGTGTGGACCATCTGCGACAATTGTAGAAACAGAAAATTTTACTGTATGGGGTGTGATTTGGGAGTTAGATAACTGTAACCTAACTACATTAGATTGTCAAGAAGGTGttcaagataatttatatcatgCGATGTTTGTAAATGTCGAGACTCCTAATGGTACAATCCTAAAATGTAGAGTATATCAGCAATGTAGTAATCCAAAGGAATACATCAAGCCAATAGACTTTCCAATGAACAAGAGACCTTCGCCACTATATCT caatatgatattaaaagGAGCAGAGGAGCATAATCTTCCCACTGATtacataaaattcttaaaaactaTACCACACAATGGATATGAGGGAGAATATGATATTAG CCTTTCTCTGATCGAAGATTGA
- the LOC105674071 gene encoding gamma-glutamylcyclotransferase-like isoform X2, with translation MSNTFLYFAYGSNLLTKRIRLSNSTAIMKDIGFIKRYSKRWCGPSATIVETENFTVWGVIWELDNCNLTTLDCQEGVQDNLYHAMFVNVETPNGTILKCRVYQQCSNPKEYIKPIDFPMNKRPSPLYLNMILKGAEEHNLPTDYIKFLKTIPHNGYEGEYDISLSLIED, from the exons ATGTCAAACACATTTTTGTACTTTGCTTATGGAAGTAATTTACTTACTAAAAGAATACGTCTAAGCAACTCGACTGCTATAATGAAAGATATCGGTTTTATAAAG AGATATTCTAAACGATGGTGTGGACCATCTGCGACAATTGTAGAAACAGAAAATTTTACTGTATGGGGTGTGATTTGGGAGTTAGATAACTGTAACCTAACTACATTAGATTGTCAAGAAGGTGttcaagataatttatatcatgCGATGTTTGTAAATGTCGAGACTCCTAATGGTACAATCCTAAAATGTAGAGTATATCAGCAATGTAGTAATCCAAAGGAATACATCAAGCCAATAGACTTTCCAATGAACAAGAGACCTTCGCCACTATATCT caatatgatattaaaagGAGCAGAGGAGCATAATCTTCCCACTGATtacataaaattcttaaaaactaTACCACACAATGGATATGAGGGAGAATATGATATTAG CCTTTCTCTGATCGAAGATTGA
- the LeuRS-m gene encoding leucine--tRNA ligase, mitochondrial isoform X1 — MTQNVSYCLKVMSRCKAQRFFNNILHRQLSAAVDILANPECTLSVKKQIESHWKNKVNFYKCNTNDNVKDNFYVLSMFPYPSGTLHMGHVRVYTISDTIARFYRLKGKNVIHPMGWDAFGLPAENAAIERKIDPAVWTNKNITTMRNQLKMLNYSFDWEREFATCDSDYYKWTQKLFLKLFDKGLAYQKEAYVNWDPIDQTVLAEEQVDLNQRSWRSGALVERKLLKQWFIRTTAFAKSLVEGLDDPILKEWRDIIKLQKHWIGDCNGINVDFKLVSKILDFPKTINLWTDMPEFIEYAKFVAISSQSILHHKDYTYDIDVGIKCLDAKVINPFSGEELPIFVTDKVVYPPWRDVHLGIPSASMDDLKFSELVKIPFIRHSIRSNEEQQQKIVEIFQKARKWGIGGYPVSSRLQDWLISRQRYWGTPIPVIHCTNCGVQPVPSDQLPVTLPKIKSSDKRFSIHDARDWLQTQCPKCGGNATRETDTMDTFVDSSWYFLRFIDSKNQKEMFSVEKVKNTYPVDLYIGGKEHAILHLYYARFMSHFLHSEGLVPSQEPFKQLLVQGVIMGKTFKIKSTGKYVARNEVMKEGKEYKTKSGEHLSMNWEKMSKSKHNGVDPFDVLDKYGIDTTRLLILADVAPTSTRNWSEETVVGVKNWQNRLWNIVKQFKIERNNMSLEELQSQSIDPKYAEQDAYMFDSRNYFLKNVTFNIIESQQLSVAISRMQGLTNSLRKVGLECLRKSREYERALAVQIIMLTPFAPHFASELWATFCSVKHHLMDNKEISLDKNVFEQKWPEIDMDYKLIMNVYVNKRQYLKLKIPRHILDKMTAETALEYVILDPYYQKNAHNKNVIEVNLRSEKGCDALLYITMEKQTEDIITDTIVTDKR; from the exons atgacaCAAAATGTATCATATTGTCTTAAAGTGATGTCACGATGTAAGGCACaaagatttttcaataatattcttCATCGGCAATTGTCGGCTGCTGTGGACATATTAGCG AATCCAGAATGCACACTGTCAGTAAAGAAACAAATAGAAAGTCATTGGAAGAATaaagtcaatttttataaatgtaatactaATGACAATGTGAAAGATAACTTTTATGTTCTTTCCATGTTTCCATATCCATCTGGTACATTACACATGGGTCATGTTAGAGTTTATACAATAAGCGACACTATAGCTCgattttatagattaaaag gtaaaaatgtaattcatCCTATGGGTTGGGATGCATTTGGATTACCAGCAGAAAATGCTGCTatagagagaaaaattgatCCTGCTGTCTggacaaacaaaaatataacgaCAATGCGTAACCAATTGAAAATGCTGAATTATTCCTTTGATTGGGAAAGAGAATTTGCAACTTGTGACTCAGATTATTACAAGTGgacacaaaaattatttctaaaattgtttgaTAAAGGTTTGGCTTATCAAAAGGAAGCTTATGTTAACTGGGATCCTATTGATCAGACTGTATTAGCTGAAGAACAGGTAGATTTGAATCAACGATCTTGGAGATCTGGTGCATTGGTAGAAAGAAAACTGTTGAAGCAGTGGTTTATTAGAACAACAGCTTTTGCaaa ATCACTGGTGGAAGGTCTAGATGATCCAATCTTAAAGGAATGGAGagatatcataaaattacaaaagcaCTGGATAGGTGATTGCAATGGCATTAATGTCGATTTTAAATTGGTATccaaaattttagattttccgAAGACAATAAACTTATGGACCGACATGCCAGAATTTATAGAGTATGCAAAATTTGTTGCTATATCTTCTCAAAGTATATTACATCATAAAGACTATACGTATGATATAGATGTCGgaataaaatgtttagatGCAAAAGTAATAAATCCATTTTCTGGCGAAGAATTGCCAATTTTTGTTACCGATAAGGTTGTTTATCCACCATGGAGAGATGTCCATTTGGGTATACCTTCAGCGTCAATGGATGACTTAAAGTTTTCAGAATTAGTTAAAATACCATTTATCCGACATTCAATACGTAGCAACGAAGAGCAACAGCAAAAGatagttgaaatatttcaaaaagcaAGGAAATGGGGAATAGGTGGATATCCAGTGAGCTCAAGGTTACAAGATTGGTTAATCTCTAGACAAAGGTATTGGGGTACACCAATACCTGTTATTCATTGTACAAATTGTGGTGTACAGCCGGTGCCGTCTGATCAACTTCCTGTAACATTACCAAAGATAAAGTCGTCAGATAAAAGATTTTCGATTCATGATGCCAGGGATTGGTTACAGACTCAATGTCCAAAGTGTGGAGGAAACGCAACTAGAGAAACTGATACAATGGACACGTTTGTAGATAGCAGCTGGTATTTCCTAAGATTTATAGATTCCAAAAAccaaaaagaaatgttttctGTAGAGAAAGTTAAAAACACTTATCCCGTGGATCTTTACATAGGTGGAAAAGAACatg CTATACTTCATTTATACTACGCTCGGTTCATGAGTCATTTCTTGCATTCAGAGGGCCTTGTACCATCTCAAGAACCATTCAAACAGCTTCTTGTACAAGGAGTAATAATgggtaaaacatttaaaattaaaagtactgGCAAATATGTGGCAAGAAATGAAGTGATGAAGGAGGGGAAAGAATATAAAACGAAATCTGGAGAACACCTTTCCATGAACTGGGAAAAGATGTCAAAATCAAAACACAATGGAGTTGATCCTTTTGATGTATTGGATAAATATGGGATAGACACAACTAGATTACTGATATTGGCTGATGTTGCACCAACATCCACTAGGAATTGGTCGGAAGAGa cCGTTGTTGGTGTAAAAAATTGGCAAAATCGTCTTTGGAACATTgtcaaacaatttaaaattgaacgTAACAATATGTCTTTAGAGGAACTTCAAAGTCAATCTATTGACCCTAAATATGCTGAACAGGATGCATATATGTTTGACagtcgaaattattttctgaaaaatgtgacatttaatataatagaatcacAGCAGCTTAGTGTTGCAATATCTAGAATGCAAGGCCTTACAAATAG tttacgAAAAGTTGGTTTGGAGTGTTTAAGGAAAAGTCGTGAATACGAACGAGCATTAGCTGTTCAAATTATAATGCTCACGCCATTTGCTCCACATTTTGCCTCTGAATTATGGGCCACTTTTTGTTCTGTGAAGCATCATCTTAtggataataaagaaataagttTGGACAAAAATGTGTTTGAACAGAAATGGCCAGAGATTGACATGgattataaacttataatgAATGTTtat gTAAACAaaagacaatatttaaaactgaAGATTCCTCGTCATATATTGGATAAAATGACTGCAGAGACAGCATTAGAATATGTAATTCTTGATCCATATTATCAAAAGAATGCACATAACAAAAATGTTATAGAAGTCAATCTTCGATCAGAGAAAGGCTGTGATGCATTGTTGTATATAACCATGGAAAAACAAACAGAAGATATTATTACAGATACCATTGTAAcagataaaagataa
- the LeuRS-m gene encoding leucine--tRNA ligase, mitochondrial isoform X2 has product MSRCKAQRFFNNILHRQLSAAVDILANPECTLSVKKQIESHWKNKVNFYKCNTNDNVKDNFYVLSMFPYPSGTLHMGHVRVYTISDTIARFYRLKGKNVIHPMGWDAFGLPAENAAIERKIDPAVWTNKNITTMRNQLKMLNYSFDWEREFATCDSDYYKWTQKLFLKLFDKGLAYQKEAYVNWDPIDQTVLAEEQVDLNQRSWRSGALVERKLLKQWFIRTTAFAKSLVEGLDDPILKEWRDIIKLQKHWIGDCNGINVDFKLVSKILDFPKTINLWTDMPEFIEYAKFVAISSQSILHHKDYTYDIDVGIKCLDAKVINPFSGEELPIFVTDKVVYPPWRDVHLGIPSASMDDLKFSELVKIPFIRHSIRSNEEQQQKIVEIFQKARKWGIGGYPVSSRLQDWLISRQRYWGTPIPVIHCTNCGVQPVPSDQLPVTLPKIKSSDKRFSIHDARDWLQTQCPKCGGNATRETDTMDTFVDSSWYFLRFIDSKNQKEMFSVEKVKNTYPVDLYIGGKEHAILHLYYARFMSHFLHSEGLVPSQEPFKQLLVQGVIMGKTFKIKSTGKYVARNEVMKEGKEYKTKSGEHLSMNWEKMSKSKHNGVDPFDVLDKYGIDTTRLLILADVAPTSTRNWSEETVVGVKNWQNRLWNIVKQFKIERNNMSLEELQSQSIDPKYAEQDAYMFDSRNYFLKNVTFNIIESQQLSVAISRMQGLTNSLRKVGLECLRKSREYERALAVQIIMLTPFAPHFASELWATFCSVKHHLMDNKEISLDKNVFEQKWPEIDMDYKLIMNVYVNKRQYLKLKIPRHILDKMTAETALEYVILDPYYQKNAHNKNVIEVNLRSEKGCDALLYITMEKQTEDIITDTIVTDKR; this is encoded by the exons ATGTCACGATGTAAGGCACaaagatttttcaataatattcttCATCGGCAATTGTCGGCTGCTGTGGACATATTAGCG AATCCAGAATGCACACTGTCAGTAAAGAAACAAATAGAAAGTCATTGGAAGAATaaagtcaatttttataaatgtaatactaATGACAATGTGAAAGATAACTTTTATGTTCTTTCCATGTTTCCATATCCATCTGGTACATTACACATGGGTCATGTTAGAGTTTATACAATAAGCGACACTATAGCTCgattttatagattaaaag gtaaaaatgtaattcatCCTATGGGTTGGGATGCATTTGGATTACCAGCAGAAAATGCTGCTatagagagaaaaattgatCCTGCTGTCTggacaaacaaaaatataacgaCAATGCGTAACCAATTGAAAATGCTGAATTATTCCTTTGATTGGGAAAGAGAATTTGCAACTTGTGACTCAGATTATTACAAGTGgacacaaaaattatttctaaaattgtttgaTAAAGGTTTGGCTTATCAAAAGGAAGCTTATGTTAACTGGGATCCTATTGATCAGACTGTATTAGCTGAAGAACAGGTAGATTTGAATCAACGATCTTGGAGATCTGGTGCATTGGTAGAAAGAAAACTGTTGAAGCAGTGGTTTATTAGAACAACAGCTTTTGCaaa ATCACTGGTGGAAGGTCTAGATGATCCAATCTTAAAGGAATGGAGagatatcataaaattacaaaagcaCTGGATAGGTGATTGCAATGGCATTAATGTCGATTTTAAATTGGTATccaaaattttagattttccgAAGACAATAAACTTATGGACCGACATGCCAGAATTTATAGAGTATGCAAAATTTGTTGCTATATCTTCTCAAAGTATATTACATCATAAAGACTATACGTATGATATAGATGTCGgaataaaatgtttagatGCAAAAGTAATAAATCCATTTTCTGGCGAAGAATTGCCAATTTTTGTTACCGATAAGGTTGTTTATCCACCATGGAGAGATGTCCATTTGGGTATACCTTCAGCGTCAATGGATGACTTAAAGTTTTCAGAATTAGTTAAAATACCATTTATCCGACATTCAATACGTAGCAACGAAGAGCAACAGCAAAAGatagttgaaatatttcaaaaagcaAGGAAATGGGGAATAGGTGGATATCCAGTGAGCTCAAGGTTACAAGATTGGTTAATCTCTAGACAAAGGTATTGGGGTACACCAATACCTGTTATTCATTGTACAAATTGTGGTGTACAGCCGGTGCCGTCTGATCAACTTCCTGTAACATTACCAAAGATAAAGTCGTCAGATAAAAGATTTTCGATTCATGATGCCAGGGATTGGTTACAGACTCAATGTCCAAAGTGTGGAGGAAACGCAACTAGAGAAACTGATACAATGGACACGTTTGTAGATAGCAGCTGGTATTTCCTAAGATTTATAGATTCCAAAAAccaaaaagaaatgttttctGTAGAGAAAGTTAAAAACACTTATCCCGTGGATCTTTACATAGGTGGAAAAGAACatg CTATACTTCATTTATACTACGCTCGGTTCATGAGTCATTTCTTGCATTCAGAGGGCCTTGTACCATCTCAAGAACCATTCAAACAGCTTCTTGTACAAGGAGTAATAATgggtaaaacatttaaaattaaaagtactgGCAAATATGTGGCAAGAAATGAAGTGATGAAGGAGGGGAAAGAATATAAAACGAAATCTGGAGAACACCTTTCCATGAACTGGGAAAAGATGTCAAAATCAAAACACAATGGAGTTGATCCTTTTGATGTATTGGATAAATATGGGATAGACACAACTAGATTACTGATATTGGCTGATGTTGCACCAACATCCACTAGGAATTGGTCGGAAGAGa cCGTTGTTGGTGTAAAAAATTGGCAAAATCGTCTTTGGAACATTgtcaaacaatttaaaattgaacgTAACAATATGTCTTTAGAGGAACTTCAAAGTCAATCTATTGACCCTAAATATGCTGAACAGGATGCATATATGTTTGACagtcgaaattattttctgaaaaatgtgacatttaatataatagaatcacAGCAGCTTAGTGTTGCAATATCTAGAATGCAAGGCCTTACAAATAG tttacgAAAAGTTGGTTTGGAGTGTTTAAGGAAAAGTCGTGAATACGAACGAGCATTAGCTGTTCAAATTATAATGCTCACGCCATTTGCTCCACATTTTGCCTCTGAATTATGGGCCACTTTTTGTTCTGTGAAGCATCATCTTAtggataataaagaaataagttTGGACAAAAATGTGTTTGAACAGAAATGGCCAGAGATTGACATGgattataaacttataatgAATGTTtat gTAAACAaaagacaatatttaaaactgaAGATTCCTCGTCATATATTGGATAAAATGACTGCAGAGACAGCATTAGAATATGTAATTCTTGATCCATATTATCAAAAGAATGCACATAACAAAAATGTTATAGAAGTCAATCTTCGATCAGAGAAAGGCTGTGATGCATTGTTGTATATAACCATGGAAAAACAAACAGAAGATATTATTACAGATACCATTGTAAcagataaaagataa
- the RpL13 gene encoding large ribosomal subunit protein eL13 — protein sequence MGKGNNMIPNGHFHKDWQRYVKTWFNQPARKIRRKQKRVEKARALAPRPINLLRPIVHCPTSRYHTKVRAGKGFTLAEIKASGLNRRYAKSVGIAIDHRRRNKSIESLQINAQRLSEYKAKLITFPIHQKKKPQKGDATEEERKVAVQIKGDPMPIRHQASAKAKARPITEEEKKFSAYVTLRKARADARLVGIRAKRVKDASENPDEVTKVAKDKKAKK from the exons atGGGTAAGGGAAATAACATGATTCCAAATGGCCATTTTCACAAGGATTGGCAGCGATATGTAAAAACTTGGTTTAACCAGCCAGCGAGAAAAATCCGTCGTAAACAAAAACGTGTTGAGAAGGCACGTGCACTTGCACCCAG GCCTATAAACCTTTTGAGACCAATTGTACATTGTCCAACATCTCGCTATCATACTAAAGTTCGTGCTGGTAAAGGTTTCACACTGGCGGAAATCAAAGCTAGCGGTCTGAACAGGAGATATGCTAAATCAGTTGGAATTGCAATTGATCATCGTCGTCGTAATAAGTCTATTGAGTCTCTGCAAATTAATGCTCAACGTTTGTCTGAATATAAGGCTAAATTGATCACCTTCCCGATACATCAAAAGaaa AAGCCTCAGAAGGGTGATGCAACTGAAGAGGAGAGAAAGGTTGCTGTCCAAATTAAAGGAGATCCTATGCCTATTCGACATCAAGCATCTGCTAAAGCAAAGGCTCGACCTATTACTGAGGAGGAGAAGAAATTCTCAGCATACGTAACCCTTCGTAAAGCAAGAGCAGATGCGCGCTTAGTTGGCATTCGTGCAAAGCGTGTTAAGGATGCTTCAGAAAACCCTGATGAAGTGACAAAAGTtgctaaagataaaaaagctAAGAAGTAA
- the LeuRS-m gene encoding leucine--tRNA ligase, mitochondrial isoform X3 has translation MGWDAFGLPAENAAIERKIDPAVWTNKNITTMRNQLKMLNYSFDWEREFATCDSDYYKWTQKLFLKLFDKGLAYQKEAYVNWDPIDQTVLAEEQVDLNQRSWRSGALVERKLLKQWFIRTTAFAKSLVEGLDDPILKEWRDIIKLQKHWIGDCNGINVDFKLVSKILDFPKTINLWTDMPEFIEYAKFVAISSQSILHHKDYTYDIDVGIKCLDAKVINPFSGEELPIFVTDKVVYPPWRDVHLGIPSASMDDLKFSELVKIPFIRHSIRSNEEQQQKIVEIFQKARKWGIGGYPVSSRLQDWLISRQRYWGTPIPVIHCTNCGVQPVPSDQLPVTLPKIKSSDKRFSIHDARDWLQTQCPKCGGNATRETDTMDTFVDSSWYFLRFIDSKNQKEMFSVEKVKNTYPVDLYIGGKEHAILHLYYARFMSHFLHSEGLVPSQEPFKQLLVQGVIMGKTFKIKSTGKYVARNEVMKEGKEYKTKSGEHLSMNWEKMSKSKHNGVDPFDVLDKYGIDTTRLLILADVAPTSTRNWSEETVVGVKNWQNRLWNIVKQFKIERNNMSLEELQSQSIDPKYAEQDAYMFDSRNYFLKNVTFNIIESQQLSVAISRMQGLTNSLRKVGLECLRKSREYERALAVQIIMLTPFAPHFASELWATFCSVKHHLMDNKEISLDKNVFEQKWPEIDMDYKLIMNVYVNKRQYLKLKIPRHILDKMTAETALEYVILDPYYQKNAHNKNVIEVNLRSEKGCDALLYITMEKQTEDIITDTIVTDKR, from the exons ATGGGTTGGGATGCATTTGGATTACCAGCAGAAAATGCTGCTatagagagaaaaattgatCCTGCTGTCTggacaaacaaaaatataacgaCAATGCGTAACCAATTGAAAATGCTGAATTATTCCTTTGATTGGGAAAGAGAATTTGCAACTTGTGACTCAGATTATTACAAGTGgacacaaaaattatttctaaaattgtttgaTAAAGGTTTGGCTTATCAAAAGGAAGCTTATGTTAACTGGGATCCTATTGATCAGACTGTATTAGCTGAAGAACAGGTAGATTTGAATCAACGATCTTGGAGATCTGGTGCATTGGTAGAAAGAAAACTGTTGAAGCAGTGGTTTATTAGAACAACAGCTTTTGCaaa ATCACTGGTGGAAGGTCTAGATGATCCAATCTTAAAGGAATGGAGagatatcataaaattacaaaagcaCTGGATAGGTGATTGCAATGGCATTAATGTCGATTTTAAATTGGTATccaaaattttagattttccgAAGACAATAAACTTATGGACCGACATGCCAGAATTTATAGAGTATGCAAAATTTGTTGCTATATCTTCTCAAAGTATATTACATCATAAAGACTATACGTATGATATAGATGTCGgaataaaatgtttagatGCAAAAGTAATAAATCCATTTTCTGGCGAAGAATTGCCAATTTTTGTTACCGATAAGGTTGTTTATCCACCATGGAGAGATGTCCATTTGGGTATACCTTCAGCGTCAATGGATGACTTAAAGTTTTCAGAATTAGTTAAAATACCATTTATCCGACATTCAATACGTAGCAACGAAGAGCAACAGCAAAAGatagttgaaatatttcaaaaagcaAGGAAATGGGGAATAGGTGGATATCCAGTGAGCTCAAGGTTACAAGATTGGTTAATCTCTAGACAAAGGTATTGGGGTACACCAATACCTGTTATTCATTGTACAAATTGTGGTGTACAGCCGGTGCCGTCTGATCAACTTCCTGTAACATTACCAAAGATAAAGTCGTCAGATAAAAGATTTTCGATTCATGATGCCAGGGATTGGTTACAGACTCAATGTCCAAAGTGTGGAGGAAACGCAACTAGAGAAACTGATACAATGGACACGTTTGTAGATAGCAGCTGGTATTTCCTAAGATTTATAGATTCCAAAAAccaaaaagaaatgttttctGTAGAGAAAGTTAAAAACACTTATCCCGTGGATCTTTACATAGGTGGAAAAGAACatg CTATACTTCATTTATACTACGCTCGGTTCATGAGTCATTTCTTGCATTCAGAGGGCCTTGTACCATCTCAAGAACCATTCAAACAGCTTCTTGTACAAGGAGTAATAATgggtaaaacatttaaaattaaaagtactgGCAAATATGTGGCAAGAAATGAAGTGATGAAGGAGGGGAAAGAATATAAAACGAAATCTGGAGAACACCTTTCCATGAACTGGGAAAAGATGTCAAAATCAAAACACAATGGAGTTGATCCTTTTGATGTATTGGATAAATATGGGATAGACACAACTAGATTACTGATATTGGCTGATGTTGCACCAACATCCACTAGGAATTGGTCGGAAGAGa cCGTTGTTGGTGTAAAAAATTGGCAAAATCGTCTTTGGAACATTgtcaaacaatttaaaattgaacgTAACAATATGTCTTTAGAGGAACTTCAAAGTCAATCTATTGACCCTAAATATGCTGAACAGGATGCATATATGTTTGACagtcgaaattattttctgaaaaatgtgacatttaatataatagaatcacAGCAGCTTAGTGTTGCAATATCTAGAATGCAAGGCCTTACAAATAG tttacgAAAAGTTGGTTTGGAGTGTTTAAGGAAAAGTCGTGAATACGAACGAGCATTAGCTGTTCAAATTATAATGCTCACGCCATTTGCTCCACATTTTGCCTCTGAATTATGGGCCACTTTTTGTTCTGTGAAGCATCATCTTAtggataataaagaaataagttTGGACAAAAATGTGTTTGAACAGAAATGGCCAGAGATTGACATGgattataaacttataatgAATGTTtat gTAAACAaaagacaatatttaaaactgaAGATTCCTCGTCATATATTGGATAAAATGACTGCAGAGACAGCATTAGAATATGTAATTCTTGATCCATATTATCAAAAGAATGCACATAACAAAAATGTTATAGAAGTCAATCTTCGATCAGAGAAAGGCTGTGATGCATTGTTGTATATAACCATGGAAAAACAAACAGAAGATATTATTACAGATACCATTGTAAcagataaaagataa